One genomic window of Vicinamibacterales bacterium includes the following:
- a CDS encoding CHAT domain-containing tetratricopeptide repeat protein: protein MALAGALVLALAVAPALLARAQDQGPPASTRLEPGSARIIALVPGASQAFAVDAAAGTFVRIVVDTGGALVRSVLQYPGDPSASSPRDETRTRTGGDRTPVVWSAIAATAGDVVMRVSSTEASATREIAVRLVERRPASDADRLSVEAERLIESGSGAGDRLTDATRAATLAGQAGNVALHVRALELAGALHADAGRTAEAEKAFVDARERCHAAGDVVCEADAGVRLGRLLGATGRVDPARTALEAARVLAGRAGDAAIQADALVELAGFAIAQTRQADARQAIDGALDLARASGHRRAEADALNLAGILNANLGESEQSESSYQVALALRRAIGDDVGAAQTVSNLGALANSQGEFRTAIGYLDQALAERRRLGLAQATANTLHNLGVAHANVGELETALGLLEEALGIWQKTGGRRGEAFALQELGQTYARLGDRPRALEFLRRARPLWKEQGDRRGEVQTVLFSAAIQVDADEARDASASYDTALELARAGGLRREEGLALLGMAGLARGTGALDDASTRARDALAIFDAIGNRRERGRSLAELGAVHLAAGRPDSARTALVDALAALEAVEDRAEAGRVGITLAEVHARLADGAAAEAAIGQALDRIEAVRRDQQAESLNLSVFASDRPLYDRAIATLMALHRIEPSAGFDARAFTVSERRRARRLLDMVAAASPAGPGAPNDELALDLRRTAERIGSKAARLTRLLGDASTPTARVEAARRELRDLVERADRLRAERRRRHDVPVNDPDVLGADEARALLEPDTVLLEFAIGDAHGYAWALTSTQVVSFEVPGRSALEPLVRRFITAVSAPPGADDARADAALAASGRALTATLLDPAARLLTGRTRLLVVGDGLLDAVPFAALPQPSGRAPLVAAFAVDATPSVSVAAALRERRLDRPAPADRIAVVADPVYSAADGRLAADRRGAGADPQAPLRLRFSREEARAIEQRAPGRSALLLDFDATRARVLDGSLARYRYLHLASHAVIDERFPQLSTIELSRVDGRGRGQDGAVRLLDVYGLSLNAELVVLSACNTALGAPVAGEGLVGFASGFLRAGADRVVASLWAVDDRAAAAFMTRFYDGLLTRRLAPESAFREAQRAMRADPRWRHPRDWAAWVLLGAAAPTTPSSTAQAKPLR from the coding sequence TTGGCGCTTGCCGGAGCGCTCGTGCTCGCGCTGGCCGTTGCGCCCGCCCTCCTGGCGCGCGCGCAGGACCAGGGCCCGCCTGCCTCCACCAGGCTCGAGCCCGGAAGCGCACGCATCATCGCGCTCGTCCCAGGCGCATCGCAGGCGTTCGCCGTGGACGCGGCAGCCGGGACTTTCGTCCGCATCGTGGTCGACACCGGCGGCGCGCTCGTTCGAAGCGTCCTTCAGTACCCCGGCGATCCGAGCGCATCCTCGCCACGAGACGAGACGCGGACCCGAACCGGCGGCGATCGGACGCCCGTCGTCTGGTCGGCAATCGCGGCCACCGCTGGCGATGTCGTCATGCGCGTGTCGTCCACCGAGGCAAGCGCCACGCGCGAGATCGCGGTGCGTCTCGTCGAACGCCGACCCGCAAGCGACGCCGATCGCCTGTCGGTGGAGGCCGAGCGACTGATCGAGTCCGGGTCCGGCGCCGGCGACCGCCTGACCGATGCCACGCGCGCGGCCACGCTCGCCGGGCAGGCCGGGAACGTCGCACTCCACGTCCGCGCGCTGGAGCTGGCCGGCGCGCTCCACGCGGACGCGGGGCGGACGGCCGAGGCCGAGAAGGCGTTCGTCGATGCCCGTGAGCGGTGCCACGCGGCCGGCGACGTCGTGTGCGAGGCGGATGCCGGCGTGCGGCTCGGGCGTCTCCTGGGCGCGACGGGACGCGTCGATCCGGCGCGCACGGCCCTGGAGGCCGCGCGCGTCCTGGCCGGACGGGCCGGCGACGCCGCGATTCAGGCCGATGCGCTCGTGGAGCTCGCCGGCTTCGCCATCGCGCAGACGCGGCAGGCCGATGCGCGGCAGGCCATCGACGGCGCGCTCGATCTGGCGCGCGCCTCCGGGCATCGCCGGGCCGAGGCCGACGCGCTGAACCTGGCGGGCATCCTCAACGCGAACCTCGGCGAGTCCGAGCAGTCGGAGTCGAGCTACCAGGTCGCGCTCGCGCTGCGGCGGGCCATCGGTGACGACGTGGGCGCCGCACAGACGGTGAGCAACCTCGGGGCGCTCGCCAACAGCCAGGGCGAGTTCCGGACCGCCATCGGCTATCTCGACCAGGCGCTCGCGGAGCGCCGGCGGCTCGGCCTGGCGCAGGCCACGGCGAACACGCTCCACAACCTGGGCGTGGCGCACGCCAACGTGGGCGAGCTGGAGACGGCGCTGGGCCTGCTCGAAGAGGCGCTCGGGATCTGGCAGAAGACGGGAGGACGCCGCGGCGAGGCCTTCGCCCTCCAGGAGCTCGGCCAGACCTACGCGCGGCTCGGCGATCGGCCCCGGGCGCTGGAGTTCCTGCGTCGGGCGCGGCCGCTCTGGAAAGAGCAGGGCGATCGTCGCGGCGAGGTGCAGACGGTGCTGTTCTCGGCGGCCATCCAGGTGGACGCCGACGAGGCTCGGGATGCGTCCGCCAGCTACGACACGGCGCTCGAGCTCGCGCGAGCGGGTGGACTGCGGCGCGAGGAAGGGCTGGCGCTCCTGGGGATGGCCGGCCTCGCGCGCGGCACCGGCGCCCTCGACGACGCCTCCACGCGCGCCAGGGACGCGCTGGCCATCTTCGACGCCATCGGCAATCGCCGCGAGCGCGGCCGGTCGCTGGCGGAACTGGGCGCCGTGCACCTGGCCGCGGGACGCCCCGATTCGGCACGCACCGCGCTCGTGGACGCGCTGGCGGCGCTCGAAGCCGTCGAGGATCGCGCCGAGGCCGGGCGCGTCGGCATCACGCTGGCGGAGGTGCACGCGCGGCTGGCCGACGGCGCGGCCGCCGAGGCCGCCATCGGACAGGCGCTCGATCGCATCGAAGCAGTCAGGCGCGACCAGCAGGCCGAGAGCCTGAACCTGTCGGTGTTCGCGTCCGATCGGCCGCTCTACGACCGGGCCATCGCCACGTTGATGGCGCTCCATCGCATCGAGCCCTCCGCGGGATTCGACGCGCGGGCCTTCACCGTCAGCGAGCGCCGCCGGGCCCGTCGCCTGCTCGACATGGTGGCGGCAGCGTCGCCCGCCGGCCCAGGCGCGCCGAACGACGAACTCGCGCTCGACCTCCGCCGCACGGCCGAACGCATCGGGTCGAAGGCGGCCCGGCTCACGCGGCTCCTCGGCGACGCCTCAACGCCAACCGCTCGCGTGGAGGCGGCCCGACGCGAGCTTCGGGACCTCGTCGAGCGGGCCGACCGCCTGCGCGCCGAGCGCCGTCGACGCCACGATGTCCCCGTGAACGACCCCGACGTGCTGGGCGCGGACGAGGCGCGCGCGCTCCTCGAGCCGGACACCGTGCTCCTGGAGTTCGCGATTGGCGACGCTCATGGGTACGCCTGGGCGCTCACGTCCACCCAGGTCGTTTCATTCGAGGTGCCCGGGCGCTCGGCGCTCGAGCCCCTGGTGCGGCGCTTCATCACCGCCGTCTCCGCTCCCCCCGGCGCGGACGACGCCAGGGCCGACGCCGCGCTCGCCGCGAGCGGCCGCGCACTGACTGCGACGCTTCTGGACCCGGCCGCGCGCCTCCTGACCGGGCGCACGCGTCTGCTCGTGGTAGGCGATGGCCTCCTGGACGCCGTGCCATTCGCGGCGCTGCCGCAGCCGTCGGGACGCGCGCCGCTGGTCGCCGCGTTCGCCGTGGATGCCACGCCCTCGGTATCCGTGGCGGCTGCCCTCCGCGAGCGGCGGCTCGATCGTCCCGCTCCCGCCGATCGCATCGCCGTCGTGGCCGATCCCGTCTACTCCGCGGCCGATGGACGGCTCGCCGCCGATCGCCGGGGCGCGGGCGCCGATCCGCAGGCGCCGCTGCGCCTCCGCTTCTCCCGCGAGGAAGCCCGTGCCATCGAGCAGCGGGCGCCCGGCCGGTCCGCGCTCCTCCTGGACTTCGACGCCACGCGCGCCAGGGTGCTCGACGGCTCGCTCGCGCGCTACCGCTACCTGCACCTGGCCAGCCACGCCGTCATCGACGAGCGGTTCCCCCAGCTCTCCACCATCGAGCTCTCCCGCGTGGATGGCCGGGGCCGCGGGCAGGACGGCGCCGTGCGGCTGCTCGACGTCTACGGCCTGTCGTTGAACGCGGAACTCGTCGTCCTGAGCGCGTGCAACACGGCGCTTGGCGCACCCGTGGCAGGCGAGGGGTTGGTGGGCTTCGCCAGCGGCTTCCTGCGCGCGGGCGCGGACCGCGTGGTGGCCAGCCTCTGGGCCGTGGACGACCGCGCCGCGGCGGCGTTCATGACGCGGTTCTACGACGGCCTGCTCACGCGCCGTCTGGCGCCGGAATCGGCCTTCCGCGAGGCGCAGCGGGCGATGCGCGCGGACCCGCGGTGGCGGCACCCGAGGGACTGGGCGGCGTGGGTGCTCCTCGGCGCCGCGGCCCCCACGACTCCGTCGTCCACCGCGCAGGCGAAGCCGCTACGGTGA